Proteins from one Sarcophilus harrisii chromosome 2, mSarHar1.11, whole genome shotgun sequence genomic window:
- the N4BP3 gene encoding NEDD4-binding protein 3, whose protein sequence is MATVQRPPRSSDTALHAMGSVGSLLERQDFSPEELRAALGGARGSRQPDGLLRKGLSQRELLSYLHLAKKDSKTNKRWPSGGSHRQGDDDHHSNYSGLYYREHPRGADFTKTSLPERGRFDKCRIRPSVFKPTVGTGKSFLSMQSLAAHKGQKLWKSNGSLHTLVCNPPLSPGPQASRARAQLLQALSLDEGGPDPGLSDSSSGGSGGPGPFSASVGHVNHLGGSLDRAARNPKEQALVTAGEMGPLAALGCLPEPPPPYDFTYTAQMAQDSMALRQGQPGVGGLPELKGGLGDEDGPSPFAQELEDRQQLWLAELKHLYDEKLQEIAQKAERNERSLQLQLFMAQQEQRRLRKELNALQGLAKEPLHSPDRTSPSLEEEAKWEVGQKTSEISLLKQQLREAQAELAQKLAEIFSLKTKLRSSRAQAEAKDSELARLRDTLCHQSPPEGPGPGELPDGGCETDDSKSQGLRGEAGSSGAERLWSELQRERQQGREQALLFEQERRTWQEEKNRVLRYQREIQVSYMEMYHRNQTLEQELRELRELRAPQAPWSPRLESSKI, encoded by the exons ATGGCAACAGTCCAGAGACCTCCGAGATCCAGTGACACTGCCCTCCACGCCATGGGCAGCGTGGGTAGCCTGCTGGAGAGACAGGACTTTTCCCCCGAGGAGCTGCGGGCTGCCCTGGGGGGTGCCCGAGGCTCACGCCAGCCCGATGGACTCCTTCGGAAGGGTTTGAGTCAGCGAGAGCTCCTCAGCTACCTTCACCTGGCCAAGAAGGACTCCAAGACCAACAAACGCTGGCCATCAGGGGGGTCTCACCGGCAGGGGGATGATGACCATCATAGCAACTATTCTGGTCTCTACTACCGGGAGCACCCCCGGGGGGCTGACTTCACCAAGACCTCCCTGCCTGAGCGGGGCCGCTTTGACAAG TGCCGCATCCGCCCCTCAGTCTTCAAACCAACGGTAGGTACAGGGAAGAGCTTCCTGTCCATGCAGAGCCTGGCAGCCCACAAGGGCCAGAAGCTGTGGAAGAGCAATGGAAGCCTCCATACACTTGTGTGCAACCCCCCCCTGAGCCCTGGTCCCCAGGCCAGCCGTGCTCGGGCCCAGCTGCTGCAGGCCCTCAGTCTGGATGAAGGCGGCCCCGACCCTGGCCTGTCTGACTCCTCCAGCGGTGGCAGTGGTGGCCCTGGCCCCTTCAGTGCCTCTGTGGGACATGTCAACCACCTTGGGGGCTCCCTGGATCGAGCTGCCCGTAACCCTAAAGAGCAGGCCTTGGTGACTGCAGGTGAAATGGGGCCTTTGGCGGCTCTGGGCTGCCTGCCTGAGCCCCCACCGCCCTATGACTTCACCTACACTGCTCAGATGGCCCAGGACTCGATGGCCCTGCGGCAGGGCCAGCCTGGGGTTGGGGGTCTACCAGAACTGAAGGGAGGCCTCGGTGACGAGGATGGTCCCAGTCCATTTGCACAG GAACTGGAGGATAGGCAGCAGCTGTGGCTGGCTGAGCTGAAGCATCTCTATGACGAGAAGCTGCAGGAGATAGCCCAGAAGGCCGAACGGAACGAACGGAGCCTCCAGCTGCAGCTCTTCATGGCTCAGCAGGAGCAGCGGAGGCTGCGGAAGGAACTCAATGCTCTCCAGGGCCTGGCCAAGGAGCCCCTGCACTCCCCGGACCGCACCAGTCCTAGTCTGGAGGAGGAGGCCAAGTGGGAG gTGGGCCAGAAAACTTCAGAAATCTCTCTCTTGAAGCAGCAGCTGCGGGAGGCCCAAGCAGAGCTGGCCCAAAAGCTCGCAGAGATCTTTAGCCTGAAGACCAAACTCCGAAGCAGCCGGGCCCAGGCCGAGGCCAAGGACAGTGAGCTGGCCCGGCTCCGGGACACCCTCTGCCACCAGAGCCCCCCGGAGGGGCCAGGCCCGGGGGAACTGCCTGACGGGGGTTGTGAAACGGATGATTCCAAGAGCCAGGGCCTTCGAGGGGAGGCGGGCAGCAGTGGGGCAGAGAGACTGTGGAGCGAGCTGCAACGGGAGCGCCAGCAGGGGAGGGAGCAGGCCCTGCTCTTTGAGCAGGAGCGGAGGACGTGGCAGGAGGAGAAGAACAGGGTCCTGCGGTACCAGCGGGAGATCCAGGTGAGCTACATGGAGATGTACCACCGCAATCAGACCCTGGAGCAGGAGCTGAGGGAGCTGAGGGAGCTTCGAGCCCCCCAGGCGCCGTGGAGCCCGAGGCTTGAGTCCTCCAAAATCTGA